From Weissella diestrammenae, a single genomic window includes:
- the xerD gene encoding site-specific tyrosine recombinase XerD: MAQDMYDEYLQSYLNYVVVERGLSLNTRTSYQQDLNRFFKFLRHQSPVPKIETIDRLLIMTYLNELSNEGKARNSIIRMVSSMRKLFQYALRQKWLMADPMAQVHPPKKAAYLPAVLTLEEVERLLAVPDVTTNLGIRNRTILEVMYATGLRVSELVNLKLDNLHLDLGLIQTVGKGDKERIIPIGDLAAYWLKKYLKEVRPMLGQVQDESIIFLNGHGHGLTRQGVWKLIKAWVSAAGITKDVSPHTLRHSFATHILENGADLRIVQELLGHSDISTTQIYTHVSDKHLREVYEKSHPRA; the protein is encoded by the coding sequence ATGGCACAAGATATGTATGATGAGTATCTTCAATCATATTTAAATTATGTTGTCGTTGAACGTGGTTTATCATTAAATACGCGGACATCATACCAACAAGACTTAAACCGCTTTTTTAAGTTTTTACGTCATCAATCGCCTGTGCCTAAGATAGAAACCATTGATCGACTGTTGATTATGACCTATTTAAATGAACTCAGTAATGAAGGTAAAGCACGTAATTCAATCATTAGAATGGTCTCTTCGATGCGTAAGCTTTTTCAATACGCATTACGTCAAAAGTGGCTGATGGCCGATCCAATGGCTCAAGTTCATCCACCGAAAAAAGCAGCATACTTACCAGCTGTTTTGACTTTGGAGGAAGTTGAACGTTTATTAGCAGTACCCGATGTTACGACTAATTTAGGTATTCGTAATCGTACTATTTTAGAAGTGATGTATGCCACTGGCTTACGCGTTAGTGAACTGGTTAATTTAAAATTGGATAATTTGCATCTTGATTTAGGTTTAATTCAAACCGTTGGGAAAGGTGATAAGGAACGAATTATTCCGATTGGTGATTTGGCTGCTTATTGGCTGAAGAAATACTTAAAAGAGGTTCGTCCGATGTTAGGCCAAGTTCAAGATGAAAGTATTATTTTTTTGAATGGTCATGGTCATGGATTAACCCGACAAGGTGTTTGGAAATTAATCAAAGCCTGGGTTAGTGCTGCTGGAATTACTAAGGATGTTTCACCGCATACCCTACGCCATTCCTTTGCTACACATATTTTAGAAAATGGCGCGGACTTACGTATTGTGCAAGAATTGTTAGGCCATTCAGATATTTCGACAACACAAATTTATACACATGTTTCAGACAAACATTTACGAGAAGTATATGAAAAAAGTCATCCGCGAGCATAG
- a CDS encoding S1 RNA-binding domain-containing protein: MTYKVGEILTAIVTDENTTDYFAQVAGLTYEINKSELQKPLHIGGQVTGFAYENQSGQLQITKNVPDVRLGHYAFGTVTDVRRDLGVFVDIGLPNKDVVVSLDELPTIKELWPQRGDRLMITLRVDHKDRLWGELATNDILNAIRIPAKAEMKGNKNVKATVYRLKMVGTLVITDDYQIGFIHPSERFSEPRLGEQLVTRVIGVRQDGLLNLSLKPLAYQAIDGDAKMLLTLLQRSKQHTLPYNDKSDPKAIQAYFNMSKGQFKRALGHLYKQHLIEQNESGIYLVESDYQGE; encoded by the coding sequence ATGACTTATAAAGTTGGAGAAATACTCACGGCAATCGTGACAGATGAGAACACGACAGATTATTTTGCACAAGTTGCAGGTTTAACTTATGAAATAAATAAAAGTGAATTACAAAAGCCACTTCACATTGGTGGGCAGGTTACTGGTTTTGCATATGAAAATCAGTCAGGGCAGCTACAAATCACTAAAAATGTGCCAGATGTCAGATTGGGTCACTATGCGTTTGGTACTGTTACTGATGTTCGACGCGATCTCGGGGTCTTTGTTGATATCGGATTGCCGAACAAAGATGTGGTGGTTTCATTAGATGAATTGCCAACAATTAAAGAGTTATGGCCACAGCGTGGTGATCGATTGATGATTACTTTACGGGTTGACCATAAGGACCGTTTATGGGGTGAATTAGCAACTAATGATATTTTGAATGCCATTCGTATTCCTGCAAAAGCAGAGATGAAGGGCAACAAAAATGTTAAGGCCACTGTATATAGGCTAAAGATGGTGGGGACCTTGGTCATTACTGATGATTATCAAATCGGATTTATTCATCCAAGTGAGCGGTTTTCTGAACCACGTTTAGGTGAACAACTTGTCACGCGTGTGATTGGTGTACGTCAGGATGGCTTATTGAATCTGTCATTGAAACCATTGGCCTACCAGGCCATCGATGGGGATGCCAAAATGTTGCTGACTTTATTGCAAAGGTCAAAGCAACACACATTACCATACAATGATAAATCTGATCCAAAAGCAATTCAGGCTTATTTTAATATGTCAAAAGGACAATTTAAGCGAGCACTTGGTCATTTATATAAACAACATCTCATTGAACAGAATGAATCAGGCATTTACCTCGTTGAATCAGATTATCAAGGAGAGTAA
- a CDS encoding type II toxin-antitoxin system RelB/DinJ family antitoxin: MAEKLIQLRVEENVKDSADEIFKQQGLTTQTAIKIFLTQVANNGDSPFSNLFTKKTN, encoded by the coding sequence ATGGCAGAAAAATTGATTCAATTGCGCGTAGAAGAAAATGTGAAAGATTCAGCAGATGAAATCTTTAAGCAACAAGGATTAACAACACAAACCGCAATTAAAATCTTTTTAACACAGGTAGCAAATAACGGTGATTCACCATTTTCAAATTTGTTTACCAAAAAGACTAACTAA
- the dtd gene encoding D-aminoacyl-tRNA deacylase, with product MRVLLQRVKSASVSVQKQIIGQIEQGYVLLVGIQDSDTVAECQYLVRKILGLRVFSDADDKMNLNLEQVNGAILSISQFTLYADTKKGNRPSFVRAGQPAHAQQMYQYFNQALAQAGVQVETGEFGADMQISLINDGPVTIWFDTDKQ from the coding sequence ATGCGAGTATTATTACAGCGTGTAAAATCAGCTAGTGTATCGGTTCAAAAACAAATCATTGGTCAAATTGAGCAGGGGTATGTGTTATTGGTAGGTATACAAGATTCAGATACGGTCGCTGAATGCCAATATCTTGTACGTAAAATTTTAGGGTTACGTGTCTTTTCTGATGCTGATGACAAAATGAATCTCAACCTTGAACAAGTGAACGGTGCCATTTTATCAATTTCGCAGTTTACGCTTTATGCAGACACAAAAAAAGGGAATCGACCAAGTTTTGTCCGAGCTGGGCAACCGGCACATGCACAGCAGATGTATCAGTATTTTAATCAGGCCCTTGCGCAAGCAGGTGTTCAGGTTGAAACTGGTGAATTTGGTGCTGATATGCAAATTTCATTGATAAATGATGGTCCTGTGACAATCTGGTTTGACACGGATAAACAGTAG
- a CDS encoding RelA/SpoT family protein yields the protein MADAKVLTQAEVHALYATYMNTEHIQAVDHAYEYAFNLHRAQKRKSGEPYIIHPIQVAGILADLKMDPDTVIAGYLHDVVEDTDAEIEDVAHEFGADVAAIVDGVSKISKIEYKSDSERLAENHRKLLLAMSHDIRVIFVKLADRLHNIRTLSALRPEKQKRIAGETLEIYAPLADRLGIMTIKWELEDTSLRYLDYEAYHQIAKSMQLRRNERLEIVETAVRDIEQTIVDLNLTNVTVYGRPKHIYSIYRKMHDKHKAFDEIYDLLAIRVLVNTVGDCYAVLGAIHSHWTPMPGRFKDYIALPKANGYQSLHTSVIGPGGRPLEVQIRTHEMHEIAEFGVAAHWAYKEGNFKGADVQNTDQQKLNVIQGILELQNESSDSGDFMESVKSDLFVDRVYAFTPKGDVFELSQGAGPLDMAYTIHTNVGNMTTGAKVNDKIVPLDYEIKTGDIVEILTSANAKPNRDWLKLVKTRRARNKIKQYFRKQDRDENIEAGKAELAGYLSAQGFDPETLMLPDNAARAMEKLHYHTVDDMYASIGFGELSAQGVSNKFTEEIRAKIEEQRLAAEQKSIFEDHETVGTTNTQSKNTRQRKGDDPILIQGIDSMLVRLGHCCTPVPGDNVVGYITKGRGVSVHRVGCPNLAAADELGQRLVDVAWEEPQGNSKREYDADLIITGENRSKFLNDIIRMVGNQTKMVSSINGRVDSNNHAVVSMTVGVKNLEQLQRVMDSVKNVKDVDGVKRAFK from the coding sequence ATGGCAGATGCAAAAGTTTTAACCCAAGCAGAAGTGCATGCACTATATGCAACCTATATGAACACAGAACATATTCAAGCAGTTGACCATGCGTATGAATATGCTTTTAATTTACATCGAGCACAAAAAAGGAAATCTGGTGAGCCATATATTATCCATCCGATTCAGGTTGCGGGTATTTTGGCCGACTTGAAAATGGACCCAGATACTGTAATTGCTGGTTATTTGCATGATGTTGTTGAGGACACAGATGCTGAAATCGAAGATGTCGCACATGAATTTGGGGCAGATGTCGCAGCGATTGTCGATGGTGTGTCTAAAATATCAAAGATTGAATATAAGTCGGATTCAGAACGTTTAGCTGAAAATCATCGAAAATTATTATTAGCGATGTCTCATGATATCCGCGTTATTTTTGTTAAATTAGCTGACCGTTTGCACAATATTCGGACATTATCAGCGTTGCGACCAGAAAAGCAAAAACGTATAGCAGGTGAAACATTAGAAATATATGCCCCCTTAGCTGACCGTTTGGGAATCATGACAATCAAGTGGGAACTAGAGGACACATCGCTACGTTACCTTGATTATGAGGCTTATCATCAAATTGCAAAATCGATGCAATTACGCCGAAACGAACGATTAGAAATTGTAGAAACCGCGGTTCGCGACATTGAACAAACCATTGTCGATTTAAATCTGACAAATGTAACAGTCTATGGTCGACCTAAACATATTTATTCAATTTATCGTAAGATGCATGATAAACATAAAGCATTTGATGAAATTTATGATTTATTAGCTATTCGTGTATTGGTAAATACGGTTGGTGACTGCTATGCTGTTCTAGGTGCAATTCATTCGCATTGGACCCCGATGCCAGGCCGTTTCAAGGATTATATTGCTTTACCAAAAGCAAACGGGTATCAATCATTGCATACGTCCGTAATTGGTCCAGGTGGGCGACCACTTGAGGTGCAAATTAGAACGCATGAAATGCATGAAATTGCTGAATTTGGTGTGGCAGCTCATTGGGCATACAAAGAAGGTAACTTCAAGGGCGCAGATGTTCAGAATACGGATCAACAGAAGTTAAATGTGATTCAAGGAATTTTGGAATTACAAAATGAGTCTAGTGATTCTGGCGATTTCATGGAATCAGTCAAAAGTGATTTATTTGTGGACCGTGTATATGCATTCACGCCTAAAGGTGATGTTTTTGAGCTATCTCAAGGGGCTGGTCCACTTGATATGGCATACACGATTCATACGAACGTTGGTAATATGACAACGGGGGCCAAAGTTAACGATAAAATTGTGCCGCTAGATTATGAAATTAAGACGGGTGACATCGTTGAAATTTTAACAAGTGCAAATGCTAAACCGAATCGTGATTGGCTGAAACTTGTTAAAACGCGACGTGCCAGAAATAAAATTAAGCAATATTTCAGAAAACAGGATCGTGATGAAAATATTGAGGCTGGAAAAGCTGAACTTGCTGGGTATTTAAGTGCGCAAGGCTTTGACCCTGAAACACTAATGTTACCGGATAATGCAGCACGTGCCATGGAGAAACTGCATTACCATACCGTTGATGATATGTATGCATCAATCGGATTTGGTGAATTATCAGCTCAAGGTGTTTCAAATAAATTTACTGAAGAAATTCGCGCTAAAATTGAGGAACAACGATTAGCAGCCGAACAGAAGTCGATTTTTGAAGACCATGAAACTGTGGGGACAACCAATACGCAAAGTAAAAACACACGACAGCGTAAGGGTGATGACCCGATTCTGATTCAGGGAATTGATTCCATGTTAGTTCGCTTGGGCCATTGTTGTACACCGGTGCCAGGAGATAACGTTGTTGGTTATATCACAAAAGGTCGAGGTGTTTCTGTTCATCGCGTAGGATGCCCAAATCTGGCAGCTGCCGATGAATTGGGACAACGTTTGGTTGATGTTGCTTGGGAAGAACCACAGGGTAATTCAAAACGTGAGTATGACGCTGATTTGATTATCACTGGCGAAAATCGTTCTAAGTTTTTAAACGATATCATTCGAATGGTGGGGAATCAAACCAAGATGGTTAGCTCGATTAATGGGCGAGTTGATAGCAATAATCATGCGGTTGTATCAATGACTGTTGGGGTTAAAAATCTTGAACAGTTACAAAGAGTGATGGATTCAGTTAAAAATGTAAAAGATGTTGACGGTGTAAAGCGCGCCTTCAAGTAA